AGGTGGCGATGTGATTCCGAAAGTTACTTCGGTTGTGTTGGAAAAACGAAATGCCAAATCGAAGCAATATAAATTTCCGTCGAAATGTCCCGAATGTAATTCACCGCTTTTCAAAAACGAGGATGAAGCGAATTATTTTTGCGAAAATATTGATTGCCCCGCGCAAATTCACGGGCGAATAGAACATTTTGCAATGCGCGGCGCATTGGATATTGAAGGACTTGGCGAAGCAGTTGTCGAAACGTTGCTCGAAAAAAAGTTTGTGAAAAATTATTCCGACATATACGAATTACACAAACACAAAGATGAACTTGCGCACATAGAACGTTGGGGAGAAAAAAGTGTTCAGAATCTTTTAGACGGAATTGAGTTGAGCAAAGCAAAACCATATCATCGCGTGTTGTATTCGATGGGAATTCGGCACGTGGGAAATACGATTGCGCAAAAACTTGCTGAGCAATTTTCTTCGATTGAAGAATTGGAACAAGCAACACAAGAGCAATTGCTCGAAGTCGAAGACATCGGACCAAAAATTGCAGAAAGCATCGTAAACTTCTTTTCACAAAAACACAACAGAGAAATTGTCGAGCGATTGAAAAAATTCGGGTTGCAACTTTCACAAGACAAAAAGAAAGTTACAGGAAAATTTTCCGGGAAAACTTTCGTGCTTACCGGAACACTTCCAACGTTGAAACGTGATGAGGCAAAAGAAATGATTGAAACAAACGGAGGAAAAACTGCTTCAAGCGTTAGTAAGAATGTTGATTACGTTGTTGTCGGCGAATATGCCGGTTCAAAATTAGACAAAGCAAAATCACTGGGAATAATAACAATTGACGAAGAAGAATTTTTGAAAATGGTGAAATGAGAAAATCCAAAACTCAAATTCCAAATGACAAACAAATTTCAAAACGCAAACATCAATAATAATATATTTTACTTGTTGTTTCTGACTAATTACCATTTACAAATTACCAATTACTAAACGTGGTAGATAGCGTTCAAGAAAAAATACAACACGTTCGCAAATGGGCAGATAAAGTAACGGTGGTTCACGCATTTACCGATATGCTGAAATTTGCCGGACTCAAAATTTCGCAGGTAAAGTTTCGTAAATTGAAAGAGGATGTTCGCGCGTTTACAAACTTTTTTACCAATGCGCAAAGCATTCTCATTATTCTCCCAACGGAATATAATGCCGCAATCGCCGCGGGAAAAAGTTTACAATTTCTTGAAACAGAACTTTCGCGAATGAACGTTACGTATGTGGATTTTCTCAATCTTCCGCGAACGAAACAGGAATTTGCATTTTTCGATACAATCTTTTTTTCTCCGTCGGATAAAAACCGTTTCGGGATTCCGAAAGAAGAATTTCTGCGCAAAGTAAAAAAGAAAAAATATGATGTTGCGCTCGATTTAAACTGCAATTTTGAACTTGCCCCTGCGTATATTTGCAAATCATCGAATGCAGTTTACCGAGTCGGTTTTTTTTATCAGCAGTCAAAACCATTTTACAATATATTTTTCAACGCAACGAAACGCGATTC
This DNA window, taken from Ignavibacteria bacterium, encodes the following:
- a CDS encoding glycosyltransferase family 9 protein, producing MVDSVQEKIQHVRKWADKVTVVHAFTDMLKFAGLKISQVKFRKLKEDVRAFTNFFTNAQSILIILPTEYNAAIAAGKSLQFLETELSRMNVTYVDFLNLPRTKQEFAFFDTIFFSPSDKNRFGIPKEEFLRKVKKKKYDVALDLNCNFELAPAYICKSSNAVYRVGFFYQQSKPFYNIFFNATKRDSKLHQATYDWLVHCLKMF